From a single Streptomyces sp. NBC_00377 genomic region:
- a CDS encoding HutD/Ves family protein, with the protein MTLLLPAAGRAAMPWKNGGGTTREIACSPAGAGMSAFTWRVSLAEVAADGPFSAFPDVERTLTLVEGAGMELTVGGRRRLVDARHVPHDLPGDEPTDCRLLDGPVVNLNVMWRRGAPAPNVAVVRGRLGLRAAHALVIALGEGGSTEVEGTPLARHDALLLTGEDVSVDAHGPTAVVGLTP; encoded by the coding sequence GTGACCCTCCTGCTGCCCGCCGCCGGCCGTGCGGCCATGCCCTGGAAGAACGGCGGCGGCACGACCCGTGAGATCGCCTGCTCCCCGGCGGGCGCCGGTATGTCCGCCTTCACCTGGCGGGTCAGCCTCGCGGAGGTGGCCGCCGACGGCCCGTTCTCCGCGTTCCCCGACGTGGAGCGGACCCTGACGCTGGTCGAGGGCGCGGGGATGGAGCTGACCGTGGGCGGTCGCCGGCGGCTCGTCGACGCCCGCCACGTGCCCCACGACCTGCCCGGCGACGAGCCCACCGACTGCCGGCTGCTGGACGGGCCCGTCGTCAACCTCAACGTGATGTGGCGCAGAGGCGCTCCGGCCCCCAACGTCGCGGTCGTACGCGGTCGGCTCGGTCTGCGCGCGGCGCACGCCCTGGTCATCGCCCTCGGCGAAGGCGGCTCCACGGAAGTCGAGGGGACGCCGCTCGCCCGCCACGACGCCCTCCTGCTGACCGGGGAGGACGTGAGCGTCGACGCGCACGGTCCGACGGCGGTCGTCGGCCTCACCCCGTGA